GAACGCCAGCGCGTGGAGATTGCCGCCAAGCTGTCGAACCAGCGACGCCGCCGCGCGCGCCGTACCGCCGGTGGCGAGGACGTCATCAACCACCAGCACCCGCTGGCCCGGCGTCACGGCGTCATGGTGCAGCTCGAGCGAATCCGATCCGTATTCCAGCTGGAAGGACTCGCGGATGCTCCTTGCCGGCAGCTTGCCGGGCTTCCGAATCGGGACGAAACCCGCGCCGAGCCGATCGGCCACCGCCCCGCCCAGGATGAACCCCCGGCTCTCGATGCCAACCACCAGGTCAATCCCGGCCCCGGCAAACGGCGCCACCAGGTGGTCGATGACGGCCTTGAATCCCTGCGGATCGCTCAACAGCGTGGTGATGTCGTAGAACAGGATGCCCGGCTTGGGAAAGTCCGGCACGTGACGGATTTTCGCCTTCAAGAACTCCGGGCCGAACGCGCTGTTGGCTGCCATGGTCGTGTTATCCCCTTATTGAGAAGTCCGCATAATGGCCGCTGGCGGGGCCAATCTCCCGGTCGACTGCATCGACGCGTGCGCCGGCCGGACCGCGCCGAATCGCGGCCTCGAACCGTTCGAGAGCCATCCGATCGCCTTCCACCATCACTTCCACGCTGCCGTCCGGCTCGTTCCCGACGACGCCGACCAATCCCTCGCGCCTGGCCGCGTCGTAGGTAAACCAGCGAAAACCGACGCCCTGGACACGGCCGACGACGCGATAGGTGCGTGATTCGAGCATGGTCATGTCGCCCAGGGGAATCGACGGGCGATTATATATGGGTTCGCGCGTTATCCACTCCCGGAGTGATTGACGCTCCGTCAAGTTCCGCACTACGTTGGTAGGAATATGACGCAACCGCCCCACCCGCCCGTGCTGGACATCGGTGTGCCCGGCTTCAGCTACGCCGATCTCCACGAGCCGTCCCGCCTGCGCGATCTCTACGAGGTGTTCGCGCGCGAGGTCGAACGGGACGACCCCGAGTTGTGGCGTCAGTGGGACGGGTATCGGGCGAACCCGGCCGCAGCGAGGCCCGCCACCGAGGTGTCTCTGCTGCTCGTGAGAATGGCGCCGTTTGTCAGCCGGTTTGTCGGGCGGTTGTTCCGCGTCGAAAAGGAACTCGAAGCGTTGGCGGCCGCGACCAATGCCCAGCAGGCGATCTTCCGGTTCAAGGCCGATTTCGTGCGCCGCCGGGTGCTCCCTCTGCTCAAGAGTTCAGCCACACCCGCGGTCAGCGCGGACGACGAACGGGTGGTTCGGGGCTTGCTCGCAGGCCAGTTTCCGAACGACGGCGAGATGGCGCTCGCCCACGCCGGCTGCCTGCTTCTCGATCGCGAAGCCGCGGCCGCACAGTCCAACGATCCGGTAGAGAAGGCCTCGGTCGCTGAATCGATTGACGCCCTGAAGCGCTGGTGCGCGGTGCACCTCCACGATCCGGCGCACAAGTCGTGGGTGATCTTCCGACTCCCCCGGGGGGTGGATTTCTTCAAACTTGTCCACGTCGAACACCACGATCCGGCGCTTCCCGCGGCGCTCACGGGCCCGGCATCGCAGTTGCGGCGTCGCGACGGCTTCACCCTGACCGATCCACGCATGACGGGCCGCGAGGCGCTTGGCGAGATCCACTACTGCATCCTCTGCCACGAACGCGACAAGGATTCGTGTGCGAAGGGACTCTTCGGCAAGGACGGCAAGATCACGTCCAACCCGTTGGGTATTCCTCTCGACGGATGTCCGCTCGACGAGAAGATCTCAGAAATGCACGTGCTCCGCAAACGCGGCGACGCGCTGGGCGCGCTCGCCCTGGTGACGCTCGACAACCCGATGTGTCCGGGCACGGGCCACCGCATCTGCAACGACTGCATGAAGGCCTGCATCTATCAGAAACAGGATCCGGTCAACATCCCGCAGGTGGAATCCGGCGTGCTCACCGACGTGCTCCGCATTCCGTGGGGCGTCGAGATCTACGGCCTGCTCACCCGCTGGAATCCGCTCAACGTCGGTCGCCCCTATCCGCTCCCGTACAACGGCCGAAAGGTGCTCATCGTCGGCCTCGGCCCTGCCGGGTACACGCTCGCCCACTACCTCGTCAACGAGGGCTTCGGCGTCGTCGGCCTCGACGGTCTGAAGATCGAGCCACTGCCGGAGGCGATCACGGGAACCGACGATGACCCGCCGCAGCCGGTGCGTGACTGGAGCGCCATCTACAGCCCGCTCGACCAGCGGCCGCTCGAAGGGTTTGGAGGCGTCTCCGAATACGGCATCACGGTCCGCTGGGACAAGAACTTTCTGACGCTGCTCCACCTGACGCTGGCGCGCCGCCGCATGTTGAAGACGTACGGCGGGGTCCGATTCGGCGGAACCCTGCCGATTGGCGAGGCGTGGGATCTGGGCTTCGATCACATCGCCATCGCGGCCGGCGCTGGCCGTCCAACGATTCTGGACATGAAGAACAACCTGCTGCGTGGCATCCGCCAGGCCAGCGATCTGCTCATGGCCCTGCAGCTCACCGGCGCCTTCAAGCGGCAGGCGCTTGCCAATCTCCAGGTGCACATGCCGGCCGTCGTCATCGGTGGTGGACTGACGGCGATCGACACCGCCACCGAAGTGATGGCGTTCTACCCGCAGCAGGTTGAGAAGACGCTCGACCGGTACGAGGCGCTGTGCGCGACGATCGGTGAAACCGGCGTGCGCAAGGTCTACGACCCCGAAGAACTGCAACTGCTCGACGAGTTCCTCGCGCACGGCCGCGAGGTGCGCCACGAGCGTCAGCATGCCTCGGCCGCTGGTGTTCGGCCGAACTTCGTGCCGCTGATGCAGCAATGGGGCGGCGTGTCGCTCGTCTACCGCAAGGGGATGGTGGATTCTCCCGCCTACAGGCTGAACCATGAGGAAATCACCAAGTCGCTCGAGGAGGGCATCCGCTTCGTCGAACGGATGAACCCGGAAGAGGCACTGCCTGATGAATTCGGCCATGTGGCCGCCGTGCGATTCCGCGAGCAGATCAACGAGAACGGCAAGTGGCGAAACGGTGATGCGACCGTCACACTCCCAGCGCGTTCCGTGTTCGTCGCCGCCGGTACGACGCCAAATGTGACCTACGAACGAGAGCACCCGGGCACATTTGCGCTCGACGAACGGAAGAGGTTCTTCAAGGCCCACGATATCGAGCGGGGCGAGGATGGACGATTCCGGCTCGTGCCGGCCCGGGAAGGCTTCTTCACCTCGCACGAGCGCGACGGCCGTTTCGTCACCTACTACGGCGACAACCACCCGAAGTACGCCGGTAACGTGGTCAAGGCGATGGCGTCGGCGCGGGATGGCTTTCACCAGATCGTCAGGCTCTTTGCTGACGACTCCCCCACTGTTGATGCCGCCACAAAGCACAACCGCGATGCCGCCTGGCGGAGGTTCACGGCGGACCTGGATGAGCAGTTCCTCGCCCGCGTCGTGTCGATCACGCGCCTGACGCCGAACATCGTGGACGTGCTCGTGAAGGCGCCGGCCGCCGCACGCCGTTTCGAGCCCGGCCAGTTCTTCCGGCTTCAGAATTTCGAAACCCTTTCACCAATGCTGGGCGTGGGGCCAGACGCCGCGCGGATGCTGATGGAGGGTCTTGCCCTGACAGGCGCCGCCGTCGACAAGGAGAAGGGACTCCTGTCGATGATCGCGCTCGAAATGGGCGTTTCGAGCCGGCTGTGTGCGTATCTGAAGCCGGGCGATCCGGTGCTCGTGATGGGACCGACGGGCGCGCCCACCGAGATTCCGAGGGGCGAACACGTGCTGCTGGCCGGCGGCGGCCTGGGCAACGCCGTGCTGTTCTCAATTGGCAAGGCCATGCGCGACAAGGGCTGCCGTGTCCTCTATTTCGCGGGCTACAAGCGGGGCGAGGATCTGTTCAAGCGCGATGATGTCGAGGCCTCAGCCGACCAGTTGATCTGGACCACCGATGCCGGATATCCAATTGAACCCAGCCGACCGCAAGACTCCCACTTCCGCGGCAACATCGTCCAGGCCATGGTGGCGTACGCGAAGGGCGAGCTTGGCGCTGCACTGGTCCCGATGCCGTCGGTCGATCGGATTATCGCCATCGGATCGGATCGGATGATGGCGGCCGTCAAGGCGGCCCGCCTGACGGTGCTCGATCCGTACCTCAAGGACGACCACATCGCCATCGCGAGCATCAACTCGCCGATGCAATGCATGATGAAGGAAGTCTGCGCCCAGTGCCTGCAGCGCCAAGTCGACCCCAAGACGGGTCAGGAGACCATCGTCTTCACGTGCTTCAACCAGGATCAACTCATGGATCGCGTGGACTTCCCGAACCTGCAGGGCCGTCTCAGACAGAATACCGTGCAGGAGAAGCTCGCCAGCCTGTGGCTCGACAAGCTGCTGGCCGAGCATCCCCTGCCGCACGTGTAGAGGGTGGGCACGGGGGCCCGCCACGAAGGGCCACCCTGGTGTGGGGCCTCACTCCGATTTCCCCGAACGCTCGGTGACGCGCACGAGCCGTTTCGGCTGCTCCACCAGCTCCCAACGGCACGGAGCCACGCGGCATATGGCGTCGAAAGCCTGCCGTAACGTCGCGCCCTTGACGCTCAGCGCAACCTTCCGGTCGCTCAACGCTGGTGCCACCTCGACCTGGGCATCGTACATCCGGGCCAGCATGACGAAGGCCACCTGGACGTCCACCGGAGACCAGGCGACGTCGAACGGGAGGGGATCGTTCACGCTGCGCACACCGGCGTTGAACAGGTTGCCGCCGCCGCGCAGGAACTGCTCGCCGGTCGGCGTGGCCTGCAACGTCGAGAACGTCTCCGTGCGGGTCTCGACGACGAGACGGGCGCCGTCGCGGCGCCAGCGGCAGCCGACGCTCTCGCAGATTGCAGTCAGCGCCGTTTCGGCGGTGATGTTCTCGACCTGTAACGTCAGCAGGGCGCGGAGACGACCGTCGAACGCCAGTTCGTAGCCGAGCGACTTGGCCAGGGCGGGCAGGACGTCGGTCAGCGGCGTACCAGCGAATCGCAGGGTGACTCGCTCGCGAGCGAGGTCCTTCTGCGCGGGCCCATCCGTCGCCGCCACATTCGTTCCGGCGGCGCACAGCAGAACACACAGCAACACATGACGAATCATCGCGCTTCTCCCATCAGTTCGATCGAGACCGTGCCAGCCGGCAGGGCCAACGCATCCGCGTTGGGGCCGATGAGCGTCGTCGGCGAGCCGGGCATGCTGAAGATGATGATGGCGCCCTCGTTGGAGAGCTCGCCGCGTGGGACGGCAGAGGGCGCAGGGTCCGGTGTCCACAGCGGTCGGCCCACCACGAGCGCCACGAGACCGATGGCGGCGGCCGTCGCCAGAACGAGGCGCACCCGGGTGCCAGCCGGCGGCCTCTGTCCCCGCGCGAGCGCCGTCGCGACGAGTCGCTCGGTGACGCCCGGTGGGCACGTGAGCGCCTCGTGCACGAGGCCGTCGATCTTCACGTCCGACCAACGATCAGTGTTGGGTTCCATCCTGACCTCCCAGAAGCGCCGCCAGGCGCCGCCGCGCCCGGGAAATCCGCATCCTGAACGCTGCGTCAGAGACTCCGAGCAGGCGGGCCGCCTCGGCCCCTGACCACTCTCCCGCAGCCACCAGCAGCAGGGCCTCGCGGTCGAGCTTAGGCAGACTGGTGATGGCCCTCCGCACCACCAGGCCATCGACGCGCGCGATGGCCCGGGCCTCGGGATCCAGACCGCGATCGGCGTGGAAAGCGAGGGCCGTCAGCGGGACGAGCAGCCTCTGCTTGAACGACGCTCGCCAGGCACGGCGCTTGGCGATGGCGAAGGCAAACGCCTCCGGCGATTCGGGGGGGCCGTGACGATGCCATCGCTGGACGAGTGCGGTGAGCGCGTCCTGAGCGATTTCCTCGCCCAGGCCGATGTCCTGGACGCGTCCGCACGCATAGCGAACCAGCCGGGGAGCCAACGTGCGAAGGACGTCTTCAAGGTCCACAGTGATGAAGTACCTGTCGCACGGGATTTGTAACACGGGGCCGGCCCCGCCGTCGGCCGGGTGTCAGCGGGCATGGCGCAGCGCCTCGATCCGGCGTACGCGGCTGCGTGGGCCTTCTCAGGCAGAATACCGTGCAGGAGAAGCTCGCCAGCCTGTGGCTCGACAAGCTGCTGGCCGAGCATCCCCTGCCGCACGTGTAGCGCCGCTACTTCACGGCCTCCAGCTTCTTATTCTGTATCTCCTTGTTGAACGCGGCGACGTCCGTCTTGACGAGCGCTGCCAGCTTTGCGAGCTGTTCGTCCAACCGGGCTGACAGATCCTTGAACACCGTGTATGACTGTTCGGTCGGCTTGCCGTCGCCGCTGTCCACGACGCCCTGCAGCGCCGCCAGCTTGTTGTTCAGTTTGATCGGGTAATTGAGCGGATCCTGGCTGCTCTGGTTCCGATACTGGTAGATCTCCCCTTCGACCACGGTGAACTTCAACGTGAGGGCTTCGCCGCCGATCAAGGCGTCCGACGACTGCTTGCCCTTCTCTTTACTCCGAACAGCCGCGATGCGGTCGGCGATCTGCTTCTTGAGATCCCTGATGCGAATCACGGCTTCGTTGGCCTGTGTCACCTTGTCGCGAATCTGGAGCGCCAGCTTGAACTGCTCCTGGAGGTCGCTCTCGCTCACGGTCGGGAGGTTCGGATTCTTACGGATCGTAAACCCAGCCGTCTTCGTTTCCCCACCCGCGGTCAGGCGCACCTGGTAAGTACCCGGAACCGCCAAAGGGCCGCGCGTACTTCCGGCCCACATGATCATCCCCGGAAAGTCCTTCGCATTCGCATACCGCATGTCCCACACGAACCTGTTCATGCCAGCCTTCGTGGCGACACGCGGCGCCTGCCGACGGAATCCCTCCTCGTCTTCGACCCGCGCGGCCTCCGGTTTGGCGGCGTCCTTCTCGGCCGCACCGCTGTAGATGTTGACCACCTGGCCCTGCGCGTCCAGGATCTCGATCGTTACCTTGTCGGCGGCGCTCTTCAACAGATAGTCAATCGACACGCCTCTGCTAATCCCACGAATCGCCGCGGGCGGCTCGAACACGTGCACGGTCGCGCCAGCCACGTCAGGCGTGAACTGCCGCAGAATCGCAGCGTTGTCCAGGATGTAGAAGGACCGCCCATGCGTGGCAATCACCAGGTCGTTCTCGGTGACGACGATGCCATGAACGGGCGTGACCGGCAGATCCAGCCGGAGCGACTGCCAATTCCCGCCGTTGTCGAACGACACGTAGATGCCGTGCTCCGTGCCGAGATACAGCAGGCCGGCCCTCTTGATGTCCTCGCGAATGCTGCGGGCGAAATCGTCGCCTGGGATGCCCGTCACGATCTTCGCCCACGTCTTGCCGAAATCGTCGGTCCGATAGACGTACGGCGCGCGATCATCCCGCTGATAGCGATTCGCGGCGACAAACGCCGTCCCCGGCTTGTGCGGCGACGCCTCGATCAGACTGATGCGGGCGAAGGCCGGCAGCCCAGCCGGCGTCACATTGCTCCACGTCTTGCCGCCATCCTGCGTCACCTGGACATACCCATCGTCTGAGCCAGCCCAGATGAGGTTGACGTCGTGACGGGACGGCGCGATGGTGAACACCGTCGCGTAGGTCTCCACGCCCGTCTGATCGAGGGTGATCGGACCGCCGGAGGGCCCCATGGTCGATGGGTCGTGCCGCGTCAGATCGGGGCTGATCCGTTCCCAGCTCTGCCCTTCATTCGTCGTTCTCCACACGTGTTGCGAGCCGACGTAGAGCACGTTCGGATCGACCGGCGAGAACACGATGGGGTACGTCCACTGGAACCGCTCCTTGATGTCGATCGCCGAGTACCCCATCGGGTTGTCGGGCCACACATTGATGGCCCGCGTCTGGCCCGACTTCCGATCGTATCGCGTCAACTCCCCGCCGTAACTGCCGGCGTAGAACACATCTGGGTTGCGCGGATCCGGTGCGATGTAGCCGCTCTCCCCACCGCCGACGTCATAGAGTTCGCTGCCGTTTCCCGTGCTCTCGACACAGGCCGTGCTGTTGTCCTGCTGCGCGCCGCACACGTGGTACGGCACGTGCGCGGTCACGAACGCGTGGTAGAACTGCGCCGTCGGAAATGTCTGTGGCGTCCAACTCTCGCCGCCGTTGACCGACACGTTGGCACCGCCGTCGTTCGAGTTGATCATCCGCGTCGGATCGTTCGGCGCAATCCACAGGTCGTGGTTGTCTCCGTGCGGTACCCGGATGGACTTGTAGGTCTTGCCGGCGTCGGTCGATCGATAGAACCCGGTGTTGAGCACGTACATCGTGTCGCGCTCCTTCGGATCCGCGTAGATGCGCGAATAGTAGAACGCCCGCTGCCGGAGACGCCGCTCGCTGTTGACCTGCTTCCACGTCGCACCCGCATCATCGGAGAGGTAGACGCCGCCGTTTTCGTTCTCAATGATGGCGTAGACCCGCTTGCCGTCGGCCGGCGACACGGCCACGCCGACTTTGCCCCAGATGCCCGCTGGCAACCCCGGGTTCTTTGTCAGCTCCGTCCACGTCGTCCCGCCGTCAGTCGACTTGAACAAACCGCCCCCGGGTCCGCCGCTCGACAGGGAGTGGGGCGTGCGGAACACCTCCCACAACCCGGCATACAGGACGTCGGGATTGTTCGGATCCATCGACAAGTCGACGGCTCCGGACTTCGAGTCGTGGAACAGGATCCGCTCCCACGTCTTGCCGCCGTCCTTCGACCGGAAGACGCCGCGATCGGCCCCCGGCGCGTAGGGCTTGCCGAGCGCCGCCACATAGACGAGGTCTGGATTCTTCGGGTGGATGCGAATCCGCGAGATGGCCTGCGTGTCCTTCAGCCCGACCTGGGTCCACGTCTTGCCGCCGTCAGTCGACTTGTAGACGCCGTCTCCCTGAATGATGTTGCCGCGCAACTCGGTCTCACCCATCCCGACGTATACGATGTCGGGATTGGACTCGGAAACGGCCACCGCGCCGACCGATGACGTTTTCAGGAACTTGTCGGTGACAGGCCGCCATGTCGTGCCGGAATCAGAGGTCTTCCACACGCCTCCGCCGGTCGCGCCGAAGTAGTACTCGAACGGCCGCGACGAACTGCCGGCCACCGCGATGGACCGGCCGCCACGGTTCGGTCCAATGCCTCGCCACTTGAGTGACGACAACAGCGAATCCGGGTATCCAGGGGCGGGTGGCGGAGCCTGAGCGAAGGGCTGGACGCCCAGTCCAATCAGCGCGAACCCCACGAGACATGCAGCGGCCAACGTGCGACGCAGCCAACTTCGGCTCATACGCGAGACTCCTTCGCTAGAACCCGTGAGTTATTTCTCGTCGAGCTTGCGGCCGGCGTCGAGCCGGTCGAAGTTCAGGATCGCGTTGAACACGAACCCGTAACTTCCCTGCGTCTCGCCACGCCACATGGGATTGTTGGCGAACACCACGACATGCCCCTTGTCGAGTGGCACGTCGACCAATGCCGGCCGCTGCGCGATCTCGTTGCCGTTCTCGAGGAGCCCCGAGACCAGCAGGTCGCGCACGTCACCGTATCGCAGGACCACGCGCGGCCTCAGTTGCGGCGGAATGATGTTGAGCGGATTGCGCAGTTGCTCCGGAGTGACCGGCGTGGCCTGCCACGCCTCGACCTTCGGTTCCTCCGGCGGCGGGATCACCACCGGGAATCCCTGGGGTTGATCTTGATCGTCCGCCGTGCCTCGACCGGTTGGGCGCTCCGGACCACCGGCGGCCGCGCCGCGGCCGCCACGCCCGCCCAGCATGTTGCTGACGCCGAAGACGAGACCCGGTGCTGAGTAGATCGACAGTCCCTCACCGTACCCGTACGCGATCGGGCTCGCGGCATCCACCACCTTGGCACGCATCACCGTGCCTGGGGCCTTCAGTCGAGTCGGCTCCTGCACCGAGAGCCCGGGCGTCATGCCAAACATGTTTGCCAGGATGGTGGTGTCGTCGGCCACGATCAGCAATCCGCCCTTGCGAATGAAGTTCTCGATATTCGCGACGCCGGAGAGCCCGAGGCCTGGCCGCATGTCGTCAGTCGAGTCGATCTTGCCGATGTTGGGCGTCAGTTCCGTCGTCTTCCACGGCAGCGGGTTCCGCCACATCGGCATCCCGCTGACGATCTGCTGCGCGCTGCGTCCAACGGGCGGAAACACGAGCACGTCCCACCGGCCGTTGAGATTGGCTTCCTTCGCGACGACCTGGGTGCTGATGTAGTCGTACGGGATCTTCAGCTGATCGAATTCCATCCGCCACCAGCCCTCGTCCTGCGTGCCGATCCAGGTGTGGATGTAGCCGATCCGCGGCGTCTTGACGGCATGCGTCTTGACGGTGGGCGCGGCGGCGAGCGCATAGGCCTGCAGGCCCAGTTCGGTCGCGAACTTCTGCACGTCGGCCTGGGCCGCGTTCTTGATGAGGAACGAGCCCCGGTTGAACTTCCTGCCGCCCGATTCGAACGGCTCTTCGGCGACGTCGACGGCCGCGTCCTTGATGCGATATCGGAGCGCGATCAACGACGGGTCCGCATCATTGTTGACGGCGAACAGCGTCCCCGTGCCGACGACGCCGCTCGGGGCCTTCACGTCAACGGCCTTCTCCATGGCCGCGTCGAGCACCTTCGCGTCGGTCACCCGGACGACCTGCACATTGAACAGTTCGCCAAACGTCCAGCCCGTATCGTCGTACGGCCGCTTCTGCGGGTCGGTCGGACTCCAGTACTGGTAGTCGAGCAGCGCATCGGCGATGCGGCTGTACGGCTGGTCCATGCGGATGATGTAACTGCCCGCCGGGAACTGGCGCGTCTCGGTCGCGGGCTTCTCGTCCTTCTTCGCCTCCGCCTTCGGCGCTTCTTCAGCCGGCTTCTCGGCGGCTCCCTCATCGGCGCCACGTCGCGCCGGCTTCTTCTTGACGGCCATGGTCACGCTGAAGGGCGCCGTGGCGCGCGAGATTTCAACCGCCTGCCGCTGCAGCACACGCAGCATTTCCGCCTGCGCGCCCGGGCGTGCCTCGTCTCCGGGGAGCACGTACGCCGCCGGTCCTTCGACGGTCGGCTTCGTCACGGAGCGTTTGCTCTTGAGGTAGAAGTTCTTCAGGAAGAGCTTGGTATTGCCAGAGAAGTAGGACAGCGCCGTCAGCAATCCCGTCTGCTGGTAGTTATTATTGTTGCGCTGCGACCACATCACCTTCGGCAGCGGCGGGTTCTGTTTGTACCACGTGCGTGCGTAATCACCCGGCTGCAGCTTCCGTTCGACCGTGTCGGCGCCGCCGTTGCCAAATGTCTCGTAGAGACGGCTGATCCCGTTGTGCATGGCCCCAATGAACATCAGATAGCCCGGCGACCACGTATCGAAGGTGCCGTGCGTGAACGCGCCCGGCATGCCGAACTTGGTCAGCTCGGCCATGTTGTTCCAGCCCAGCAATTGCCACTCGTCGGTGAGGATGGGATCCACCCACGCGTTGTAAGGGCCGTCACCCACCGTGTTGTCGTACAGATACGGCACTGACTCGTGCAGGTCGTGCAGCACCTGGACCTTCTGCCCCACGACGGTGTTGATCACGTTCCGCGTCAACGCGAGCGTCGCCCCCATGGCGTCGCGGTTGTTGTCGTGCGCGACGTACTTGCCCCAGTAGGCCAGTGGCGGCCAGGTCTCGTTTGGATTCGCCAGGTGCCACTTGTAGATGTCGACCTGCCGGTCGCGACCGTCGGTTTCGATGACGGGTGTGATGAGCGTGATCACGTTATTGCGGATGGCCTTGATGTACGGACTGTCATCGACGACCAGCCGGTACGCCAGTTCCATCAGCGCCGTTGGCGCCCCCGTCTCGGGAGCATGAATGGTGCCAGTGATGTAGTACACCGGCACGGACGCCTCGACCAGGCGGTCCGCCTCGGCGTCGTCGAGCTTGATGGTCCGGGGGTCCGCCAACTTGGCGAGCCGCGCACGATTCTCGTCCATCTTCGCCATCACCGTCTCGGCGGCAATCGCGACGGCGATCATCTCGCGCCCTTCCTCCGATTTGCCAATGGAGAAGACCTTCACGCGCCCGGGACTGGCCTTTTCCAGAAGTCGCATGTAGGCGTGGACCTCGGCCGTGTACGGCAGCTTGCCCGGCGCCCCGGCCACATCGCCGAGCACAACCTTCGGGGTCGGCACCGTTTTCGAGAATGGCAGGTAATCCACCAGCGGCGACAGGAAGAACTTTTCGGTCGTGTACTCGTTGATCTTCCTGGTGTACTCCTCGTCGATCAACTGCTTCGGGTCGCGGGCGTACTTGTTCGGCTGGGCGGTCACACCGGCACTCGCCAGCACGACAATGGCAAAGAGCGCCGCCAGACGG
This genomic interval from Acidobacteriota bacterium contains the following:
- a CDS encoding adenine phosphoribosyltransferase; amino-acid sequence: MAANSAFGPEFLKAKIRHVPDFPKPGILFYDITTLLSDPQGFKAVIDHLVAPFAGAGIDLVVGIESRGFILGGAVADRLGAGFVPIRKPGKLPARSIRESFQLEYGSDSLELHHDAVTPGQRVLVVDDVLATGGTARAAASLVRQLGGNLHALAFLIELVFLKGRDQLAGQRVESVLQY
- a CDS encoding FAD-dependent oxidoreductase, which encodes MTQPPHPPVLDIGVPGFSYADLHEPSRLRDLYEVFAREVERDDPELWRQWDGYRANPAAARPATEVSLLLVRMAPFVSRFVGRLFRVEKELEALAAATNAQQAIFRFKADFVRRRVLPLLKSSATPAVSADDERVVRGLLAGQFPNDGEMALAHAGCLLLDREAAAAQSNDPVEKASVAESIDALKRWCAVHLHDPAHKSWVIFRLPRGVDFFKLVHVEHHDPALPAALTGPASQLRRRDGFTLTDPRMTGREALGEIHYCILCHERDKDSCAKGLFGKDGKITSNPLGIPLDGCPLDEKISEMHVLRKRGDALGALALVTLDNPMCPGTGHRICNDCMKACIYQKQDPVNIPQVESGVLTDVLRIPWGVEIYGLLTRWNPLNVGRPYPLPYNGRKVLIVGLGPAGYTLAHYLVNEGFGVVGLDGLKIEPLPEAITGTDDDPPQPVRDWSAIYSPLDQRPLEGFGGVSEYGITVRWDKNFLTLLHLTLARRRMLKTYGGVRFGGTLPIGEAWDLGFDHIAIAAGAGRPTILDMKNNLLRGIRQASDLLMALQLTGAFKRQALANLQVHMPAVVIGGGLTAIDTATEVMAFYPQQVEKTLDRYEALCATIGETGVRKVYDPEELQLLDEFLAHGREVRHERQHASAAGVRPNFVPLMQQWGGVSLVYRKGMVDSPAYRLNHEEITKSLEEGIRFVERMNPEEALPDEFGHVAAVRFREQINENGKWRNGDATVTLPARSVFVAAGTTPNVTYEREHPGTFALDERKRFFKAHDIERGEDGRFRLVPAREGFFTSHERDGRFVTYYGDNHPKYAGNVVKAMASARDGFHQIVRLFADDSPTVDAATKHNRDAAWRRFTADLDEQFLARVVSITRLTPNIVDVLVKAPAAARRFEPGQFFRLQNFETLSPMLGVGPDAARMLMEGLALTGAAVDKEKGLLSMIALEMGVSSRLCAYLKPGDPVLVMGPTGAPTEIPRGEHVLLAGGGLGNAVLFSIGKAMRDKGCRVLYFAGYKRGEDLFKRDDVEASADQLIWTTDAGYPIEPSRPQDSHFRGNIVQAMVAYAKGELGAALVPMPSVDRIIAIGSDRMMAAVKAARLTVLDPYLKDDHIAIASINSPMQCMMKEVCAQCLQRQVDPKTGQETIVFTCFNQDQLMDRVDFPNLQGRLRQNTVQEKLASLWLDKLLAEHPLPHV
- a CDS encoding glycosyl hydrolase, with the protein product MSRSWLRRTLAAACLVGFALIGLGVQPFAQAPPPAPGYPDSLLSSLKWRGIGPNRGGRSIAVAGSSSRPFEYYFGATGGGVWKTSDSGTTWRPVTDKFLKTSSVGAVAVSESNPDIVYVGMGETELRGNIIQGDGVYKSTDGGKTWTQVGLKDTQAISRIRIHPKNPDLVYVAALGKPYAPGADRGVFRSKDGGKTWERILFHDSKSGAVDLSMDPNNPDVLYAGLWEVFRTPHSLSSGGPGGGLFKSTDGGTTWTELTKNPGLPAGIWGKVGVAVSPADGKRVYAIIENENGGVYLSDDAGATWKQVNSERRLRQRAFYYSRIYADPKERDTMYVLNTGFYRSTDAGKTYKSIRVPHGDNHDLWIAPNDPTRMINSNDGGANVSVNGGESWTPQTFPTAQFYHAFVTAHVPYHVCGAQQDNSTACVESTGNGSELYDVGGGESGYIAPDPRNPDVFYAGSYGGELTRYDRKSGQTRAINVWPDNPMGYSAIDIKERFQWTYPIVFSPVDPNVLYVGSQHVWRTTNEGQSWERISPDLTRHDPSTMGPSGGPITLDQTGVETYATVFTIAPSRHDVNLIWAGSDDGYVQVTQDGGKTWSNVTPAGLPAFARISLIEASPHKPGTAFVAANRYQRDDRAPYVYRTDDFGKTWAKIVTGIPGDDFARSIREDIKRAGLLYLGTEHGIYVSFDNGGNWQSLRLDLPVTPVHGIVVTENDLVIATHGRSFYILDNAAILRQFTPDVAGATVHVFEPPAAIRGISRGVSIDYLLKSAADKVTIEILDAQGQVVNIYSGAAEKDAAKPEAARVEDEEGFRRQAPRVATKAGMNRFVWDMRYANAKDFPGMIMWAGSTRGPLAVPGTYQVRLTAGGETKTAGFTIRKNPNLPTVSESDLQEQFKLALQIRDKVTQANEAVIRIRDLKKQIADRIAAVRSKEKGKQSSDALIGGEALTLKFTVVEGEIYQYRNQSSQDPLNYPIKLNNKLAALQGVVDSGDGKPTEQSYTVFKDLSARLDEQLAKLAALVKTDVAAFNKEIQNKKLEAVK
- a CDS encoding acylphosphatase, yielding MTMLESRTYRVVGRVQGVGFRWFTYDAARREGLVGVVGNEPDGSVEVMVEGDRMALERFEAAIRRGPAGARVDAVDREIGPASGHYADFSIRG
- a CDS encoding RNA polymerase sigma factor, encoding MDLEDVLRTLAPRLVRYACGRVQDIGLGEEIAQDALTALVQRWHRHGPPESPEAFAFAIAKRRAWRASFKQRLLVPLTALAFHADRGLDPEARAIARVDGLVVRRAITSLPKLDREALLLVAAGEWSGAEAARLLGVSDAAFRMRISRARRRLAALLGGQDGTQH